DNA sequence from the Methanofollis formosanus genome:
ACCGGGTGCTGTACTCCGGTGGGGTCGGCGCCCGGACCCTCGGCCTCCTGGAAGAGTGCACCGTCGTCTATGCCGTCCCGCTCAGGGCCGCTGGAAAAAATATCTTCTTTGACCGCACATAGGGAACATACCATGCCGATGATGAAGATCAGAGGCGGCGACCTCGACCTCGTCGAGTACGAGTTCGAGCCCTTCACCGCGGGCGACCACCTCCGCCCCCTCGCCCTCAACCGCGAGGTCCGGGCGGTACCGCAGGAAGGTGCCTTCACCGCCCGTGCGCCGGCCAGGATCCACTCGACTGTCCTTGACATGAACCGGTTTGCCCCCGACCGTCCGGGCGGCGGCGGGTTCGGATATGCCGTTCAGGTCTACTGCACCGCCACGGCGCGGTGCACCGAGAAGGAGACCGAGATCGAGTACGAGCGCGCCCCCATCGTCACGCAGGTCGTCGAGGCCTTCAAGGAGACGGTCGGCTACGAGGGCGGCTTCTCGATCCGGGCACAGGACCACCAGCACAAACACGTCGGTCTCGGCTCGACCGGGACGGTCCTCACCGCGGTCTGTCATGCGATGAATGCCGCTGTGGGATCGCCCCTCACCCCAGAGGAGATCAGGGTTCTGGTGGGCAGGAACTTTGTCGAAGAGACGGCCGACGACCGGGTGGCCTTTGGGTTCGAGACCGGGGTCGGGCCTGCGGTGAGCACGTACGGCGGGTTTGTGGTGATGGGCGACGACCTCGCCCTCGTCTACCACCACCCCTTTGGCGCGGAGAAGAACGTCTACGTGATCATCCCAGAGAGCGGGATCTCCTCTGCCGGCAAGAGCGAGTTCGACCTCCTGATGAACCGGGCCCGCGACCTCGACTACCGCGACCGTCCGCTCAAGGCCTACATGGTCCTGATGGACCTGATCCCGGCCCTCGAACGGGGCGACCTCGAGAAGGCCGGCGAGGTGATGTGGGAGATCGAGTTCCGCGGCTCCAAGCGGGCCGAGATCGAG
Encoded proteins:
- a CDS encoding GHMP kinase — protein: MPMMKIRGGDLDLVEYEFEPFTAGDHLRPLALNREVRAVPQEGAFTARAPARIHSTVLDMNRFAPDRPGGGGFGYAVQVYCTATARCTEKETEIEYERAPIVTQVVEAFKETVGYEGGFSIRAQDHQHKHVGLGSTGTVLTAVCHAMNAAVGSPLTPEEIRVLVGRNFVEETADDRVAFGFETGVGPAVSTYGGFVVMGDDLALVYHHPFGAEKNVYVIIPESGISSAGKSEFDLLMNRARDLDYRDRPLKAYMVLMDLIPALERGDLEKAGEVMWEIEFRGSKRAEIEHHSFAIYAYMSRLREAGLEFVGMSSVGPSIAVVTRKPREEVEAIAEGLGLTVTLATTVDNEGLKVWKEED